The Acidobacteriaceae bacterium nucleotide sequence TGGAGCTTGCGCGGCACGCGGAGGAGTTTGCGGGGTTAAAGGCTACGCGAGATGCGGAGTTGAGGCGTGAGGGGCTGACGTGGTGGCCGGGAATTGTGGTTTAGTAATTCACTGTCGGCTTGTAGTCGAGCACATCAAGGCGGGCGTAGTGCTCGTTGACGATGGTGAGCTGCTGGAAATTGTTTGGGCTCTCTGCTTGCGCTGGAATTGTTCTGAACTCAACTGTGGTTTCGTAGTCGCAGGCTTCGTGATGGTCTGATTGATGCTCGCGGCCCTCCAAGAAGTCTTTCGCATTGTTCACCAGGGTTGCGTAGACGCCTTGGTTCGGACCGCTTTTGTAGCTAATGGTAGATTTTCCGTCTTTGCTGATACGGACGGTGAAGGTTATCGAAGTTTGCAAGTGCGCAGCGCGAGCGATTGGCGGAAAGATCGGGATCCTCGTGTCGACGACATGTATGTTGTCGCAGCTAGGTCCTTGTGCGGTTGCAGCAGCCGAGATGAATGAGAAAAATACTGCGATCAAAAGTCCACGCATATGCACCTCGCAGCCAAACTACACACTGATAAACTTGAAGTCTATGCGTAACTTGTCCGGCAATCAGATTCGTGAAGATTTTCTGCGGTTTTTTGAAGGGAAGGGGCACCGTCGTGTGCACTCTTCGTCGCTGGTTCCGGCCAATGATCCGACCCTGCTGTTTACCAATGCGGGTATGAACCAGTTCAAGGACGTGTTCCTTGGTGCCGAGAAGCGTGAGTACTCGCGCGCGACGACCTCGCAGAAGTGCGTGCGTGCAGGCGGCAAGCATAACGATCTGGAGAATGTCGGCTTCACGCGGCGTCATCACACGTTCTTTGAGATGCTCGGCAACTTCAGCTTCGGCGACTACTTCAAGAAGGACGCGATTGCGTATGCGTGGGAGCTGCTGACGTCGCCGGATTGGTTTGGAATTCCGACGGACAAGCTCTACGTCACGATCTTCGAGGGCAATGAGAGCGTGCCGCGCGATGACGAAGCCGCTGCGTTCTGGATGGAGATCGGTGTCCCTGCGGACCGTATCTTCGGCATGCCGGCGAAGGACAACTTCTGGCAGATGGGCGATACGGGCCCCTGCGGTCCTTGCTCGGAGATCTTCTATGACCTCGGCGTCGAGGGAGCGGAAGAGGCTGGTACGGACAAGCCGTTCCCGCAGGACGATCAGCGTTACATAGAGATCTGGAACCTGGTGTTCATGCAGTTTGATCGCGCGAGCGATGGCACGCTGACGCCGCTGCCGAAGCAGTCGGTGGATACGGGCATGGGCCTCGAGCGCGTCTCGGCCGTGCTGCAGGGTAAGCTGTCGAACTACGAGAGCGATCTGTTTACGCCGCTGATTGCTGCGGCGCAGAAGCTCACCGGCTTCAAGTCGGAGATGTCGTTGGAGCAGCTTGCGATCAGCGATAGTAAGGGTGCGCCTTCGCTGCGCATCATTGCGGACCATGCGCGTTGCGCAACATTCCTCATCGGCGATGGTGTGTTGCCTTCGAACGAAGGCCGCGGGTATGTGTTGCGCAAGATTCTTCGTCGTGGCATTCGTCATGGACGTTTGTTGGGGCAGGAGAAGCCGTTCATGCACGAGATGGTCTTGGTTGTGCGTGATGAGATGAAGGCGGCGTATCCGGAGTTGGTGGAGAGCGCCGAGCGCGTGGCGAAGGTGGTGCTCGCGGAAGAGCAGCAGTTTGCTCGTACGTTGGAGCTTGGTCTTCGCAACATGACGGAAGACGTACTGCGCGATGGTGCGAAGGCGTTCTCGTTGTACGAGACCTTCGGCATGCCGCTGGACTTCATGGTGGATGCGGCGCGTGATGCGGGAATTGAGTTCGACACGGAAGGCTTTGAGCGCGCGAAGTTGGAAGAGCAGCAGCGGGCTCGTGCTTCGTGGAAGGGCGGATCGCAGAAGACGGCGGCGCCGGTGTATCGCGAACTCGCGCAGACGGTGTTTGAAGGCTACGGCGCTACGCGTGTCGATGGCGCGAAGGTGATGGCGCTGGTGAAGGATGGCGTGGGCGTCAGCGCGTTGAACGCGGGCGAGCGTGGCGAGGTTGTGCTCGATGCGACGAGCTTCTATGCGGACTCCGGCGGACAGGTCGGCGATGTGGGTTGGCTGTATGCGGCGGATCATCAGACCGCTGTGGCTGAGGTGAGCGGATGCAAGAAGCCGGTGCAAGGTGTGTTCGCGCATCAGGTGGTGGCCAGACACACGATCGCTGTAGGCGACACGGTGGACACCGCGGTGAACGTGGGTGTGCGCAATGCGACAATGCGCAATCACACGGGAACGCATTTGCTGCACGCGGCGTTGCGCCAGGTATTGGGCACGCATGTGAAGCAGGCGGGATCGCTGAATGATCCGGGTCGTCTGCGCTTCGACTTCTCGCACTTTACAGGTGTAGCCGAGGAAGAGTTGCAGGAGATTGAGGACATCGTCAACACGCAGATTCTGGCGAACACGCCCGTGCAGACGATGGTGGATGTGCCGATCGATGTGGCCGTGCACGAGTATGGCGCGATGGCGTTGTTTGGCGAGAAGTACGGCGAGCGCGTGCGCGTGGTGAAGATTGGCGACTTCTCGACGGAGCTTTGCGGCGGCACGCACATTGCGGCGACGGGTGAGATTGGTTTGCTGAAGTTGGTGGGCGAGTCGAGTGTGTCGAGCGGCGTGCGTCGCGTGGAAGCGGTGACGGGCGCAGGTTCGTTGGAGCTCTTCCGCCGCGATGCCGAGGTGTCGAAGGTGGCCTCGCAGGTGGCGGGTGAGGCGAGCGCTTCGGCGCTGGTGGCTCGTCTGACATCGCAGGATGAGGAGCTGAAGAAGCTGCGTCGCGAGTTGGAGCAGATGCGCATGAAGTCGGCTTCGGCGGCGACGGCGGATGCGGCTTCGAACGCTGTGGAAGTGAAGGGCGTAAAGGTTCTCGCTCAGCGTGTCGACGCGTTGGACAAGTCGCAGATGCGCAACCTTGTGGATGAACTTCGCGGCAAACTGGGCACGGGCGTTGTGGTGCTGGGCGCAGCTACGGCTGAAGGCAAGGTTTCGCTGATCGTGGGTGTGACGAAGGAGTTGACCGGCAAGCTACAGGCAGGCAAGATCGTTGGCGCACTGGCGGCGAAGGTTGGCGGCAAGGGCGGTGGACGTCCTGACCTGGCTGAGGCTGGTGGCTCAGATGTAGCAGCGCTGGATGCTGCGCTCGCGGCTGCGGGTGAGGTTGTGAGCGAGCTTCTGGGCTAACCCCTCTACTCCCGGGTAATAGAAAGGGCTGCGGAGAAATCCGCAGCCCTTTCTTGTTTTGCTTTGAGAGAGATAGCCGGGTAACAGAAAAGAAAACGCGACGACGCCAAGGTCGCCAGGTTTCGCCACGAGAGTGGCGGCGGCAGGGCTGAGGGCCATCTCTACTCCAAAACGCAAAGGGCGCAGAGGCAGTCCTGGCTTAGCGGACGGACGTGCTTTGAGGTATCGCCCGGGGTACGCCGGAGGATTCACAGGGCGAGATGGGCGGGGAGAAAACCTAGACTAGATGAGCTATGGTCTCTTTCCGCCATCGTGGGTTGGTCGCCGGGTTACTGGGTGGGGTTGTGCTGCTGGCGCAGGCCCAGAGCGGTGGTGCGTGGGATGCCGCTGTGCAGGCGCGGCAGGCGTTTGAAACCAAGCCGGGGCACAGCAAGGCTGAGTATCGCCGCGTGATGGATAACTTCCGCACGATTTATCACGAGAACCCAGCCGATGTTCATGCCTCTCGCGCGGTGCAGCAGGTGGCCGAGTTGCTGGCCGAGCAGGGCCGTGAGCTGCATGACACCAAGAGCCTGAACGATTCCTTAGGGCAGTATGAGTTTCTGAAGCAGGCGTATCCGCGGTCGATGGCCGCGCGCGAGAGCGCCGATGTGACGCTGGATACGATCAAGGCCGGGACGAACTCGGCCGTGGTTCCCGTGGCTGCGGAGGTTGCGTCGAGTGAGGGCAACGGCGCTCCGGCGAGCGGCGACGATCATTATCATCCCCCGATACACCACGACGATGTCGCCGCAAAGCCCGCTGCAGAAGTCGCTTCGAGTGGCGTGATGGCTCCCGTGGTGAGGACGCCGGAGGCTGTGACGATTGCGCAGCCGGTAAGGGCGAAGTCAGACGCGGTGGAGTCCGTTGAGCTTGGCGCGAAGTCGTCTGAGCGCAAGCCGATGGCGATGGTGACGGGCATACGGCACTGGTCGACGTCGAGCTATACGCGCGTGGCGATCGACCTGGGGGATGAGGTGACGTATGAAGCGGCGCGGGTGGAGCATCCTGACCGCATCTACTTTGACCTGCACCATGCGAAGCTGGCGCATGAGTTGAGTGGCAAGAGCTTCAACGTAACGGATGACGGTTTTCTGACGCGGATTCGCGCGGCGCAGTACTCGGACGATGTGACGCGCGTGGTGCTGGATGTGCACGAGGTGGCGGAGTACTCGGCATTCTTGCTGCCGAATCCTTATCGGCTGATTATCGACATCCACGGCAAAGAGCAGGGACAAGGCCTCGTGCCCGATGCCCAGGGTGGAGCTGCGAGTCCTGTGGCTGGGCCCGCGGAGAACCTCGACGCAAAGAGCGCGAAGGGGACGCAAAGAGAGAGCACCCCTACGGAGACTGTGAAGCCGAAGGCCGAGGGCGCTCGTGCAGGTGTGGAGGTTTCGAGCTTGCCGCCGATGGCGGTGACGGATGGCAGCGCTGATTTTGGCTTGCCCTCGCGTGGTGCGAAGCGAAGCGCGACGGTGGCTGCGCCTCGCGTGGTGGTCTCGCAGAGATCGACCGCCTCGCGGCCGGTGCCGAACTCGACCGTGTCTACGGTAGGAGCAAGCACGCCGGACGTGGCGGCGGTGAGCAGACAGCCAGGCCGTGTGGATGCGACACGACGACCCACGTCGGGGCCGATCGCGGAGAAGACGCTGGTGGCGTCTGTACCCGTGAGGCCGGGGCGGCATGTGACCGGCGAGCCGACCAAGGCTGCTCCACCGACGGCGGATGGCGAGACGAGCCTGATGCGTGCGCTGGGGTTGAAGATCGGTCGCATCGTGATCGATGCCGGGCATGGCGGACATGACTCGGGCACGCTGGGCGTGGATGGCATTGAAGAAAAGGACGTCGTGCTCGATGTAGCGCTGCGGTTAGGCAAGCTTCTGCATGAACGGCTGGGCGCGGAGATTGTGTACACGCGCGCGGACGATACCTTTATCCCGCTGGAGACGCGGACAGCGATTGCGAACAAGGCGCAGGCGGACCTGTTTATCAGCGTTCATGCGAATAGCTCAAGCGATGCAAGCGCCCGCGGCGTCGAGGTGTACTACCTGAACTTCACAAGCGACCCGGATGCGATGCGGGTCGCGGGGCGAGAGAACGCTGTCTCGAACGCGAGCGTGCATGAGCTGAGCGAGCTGGTGAAGAAGATCACGCTGAAGGACAAGATCGAAGAGAGCCGCGAGCTGGCGAGCGATGTGGACCAGTCCCTCTATGCGGGGCTGGAGCGCGGTAACGGCGATCTGCGGAATCGCGGCGTAAAGAAGGCTCCGTTTGTGGTGTTGATTGGCGCGAATATGCCGTCGATCCTGGCAGAGATTTCTTTTGTAACGAACCCCCGCGATGCGGCTCAACTGCGAA carries:
- a CDS encoding N-acetylmuramoyl-L-alanine amidase, coding for MVSFRHRGLVAGLLGGVVLLAQAQSGGAWDAAVQARQAFETKPGHSKAEYRRVMDNFRTIYHENPADVHASRAVQQVAELLAEQGRELHDTKSLNDSLGQYEFLKQAYPRSMAARESADVTLDTIKAGTNSAVVPVAAEVASSEGNGAPASGDDHYHPPIHHDDVAAKPAAEVASSGVMAPVVRTPEAVTIAQPVRAKSDAVESVELGAKSSERKPMAMVTGIRHWSTSSYTRVAIDLGDEVTYEAARVEHPDRIYFDLHHAKLAHELSGKSFNVTDDGFLTRIRAAQYSDDVTRVVLDVHEVAEYSAFLLPNPYRLIIDIHGKEQGQGLVPDAQGGAASPVAGPAENLDAKSAKGTQRESTPTETVKPKAEGARAGVEVSSLPPMAVTDGSADFGLPSRGAKRSATVAAPRVVVSQRSTASRPVPNSTVSTVGASTPDVAAVSRQPGRVDATRRPTSGPIAEKTLVASVPVRPGRHVTGEPTKAAPPTADGETSLMRALGLKIGRIVIDAGHGGHDSGTLGVDGIEEKDVVLDVALRLGKLLHERLGAEIVYTRADDTFIPLETRTAIANKAQADLFISVHANSSSDASARGVEVYYLNFTSDPDAMRVAGRENAVSNASVHELSELVKKITLKDKIEESRELASDVDQSLYAGLERGNGDLRNRGVKKAPFVVLIGANMPSILAEISFVTNPRDAAQLRTSEYRQRVAESLFAGVRRYAEGINGTKARPATQRAER
- the alaS gene encoding alanine--tRNA ligase produces the protein MRNLSGNQIREDFLRFFEGKGHRRVHSSSLVPANDPTLLFTNAGMNQFKDVFLGAEKREYSRATTSQKCVRAGGKHNDLENVGFTRRHHTFFEMLGNFSFGDYFKKDAIAYAWELLTSPDWFGIPTDKLYVTIFEGNESVPRDDEAAAFWMEIGVPADRIFGMPAKDNFWQMGDTGPCGPCSEIFYDLGVEGAEEAGTDKPFPQDDQRYIEIWNLVFMQFDRASDGTLTPLPKQSVDTGMGLERVSAVLQGKLSNYESDLFTPLIAAAQKLTGFKSEMSLEQLAISDSKGAPSLRIIADHARCATFLIGDGVLPSNEGRGYVLRKILRRGIRHGRLLGQEKPFMHEMVLVVRDEMKAAYPELVESAERVAKVVLAEEQQFARTLELGLRNMTEDVLRDGAKAFSLYETFGMPLDFMVDAARDAGIEFDTEGFERAKLEEQQRARASWKGGSQKTAAPVYRELAQTVFEGYGATRVDGAKVMALVKDGVGVSALNAGERGEVVLDATSFYADSGGQVGDVGWLYAADHQTAVAEVSGCKKPVQGVFAHQVVARHTIAVGDTVDTAVNVGVRNATMRNHTGTHLLHAALRQVLGTHVKQAGSLNDPGRLRFDFSHFTGVAEEELQEIEDIVNTQILANTPVQTMVDVPIDVAVHEYGAMALFGEKYGERVRVVKIGDFSTELCGGTHIAATGEIGLLKLVGESSVSSGVRRVEAVTGAGSLELFRRDAEVSKVASQVAGEASASALVARLTSQDEELKKLRRELEQMRMKSASAATADAASNAVEVKGVKVLAQRVDALDKSQMRNLVDELRGKLGTGVVVLGAATAEGKVSLIVGVTKELTGKLQAGKIVGALAAKVGGKGGGRPDLAEAGGSDVAALDAALAAAGEVVSELLG